CGGCGCTTTATCGCAGACGCTTCTCATGAGCTTCGTACGCCGCTCACTTCTATTCACGGGTATTTAGAAGTACTTCTGAGAGGGGCGGCTGAAAATAAAGATCAGCTATACACAGGCCTCAATAGTATGCACGGTGAATCGCGGCGGATTATTAAGCTTGTCGAAGAATTATTACTGCTTGCAAAGCTTGATCGGAGGCCAGAACTTGATCTCGTTCCATCTTCCCTTACAAGGCTTGTCCTTGATATGGAAAATCAGCTGCATTTATTAGCAGGAGATCGACATGTTGACTTCCAAGTCAAAGAGGACGTCTATGTAAACATGGATGCAGATAAAATGAAACAAGTTTTGCTGAATCTTTTCCATAATGCTGTTCAGCATACGGACGATGCCCAAGGGAAGATTACCGTTTCTCTATCGCCTGTCCGCGGTCGTGCTGAATTAAAAGTGCAGGATAATGGACCTGGAATCAGCGAAAACAACCTTGACCATATTTTTGACCGGTTTTTCCGTGTGGAAGAATCCCGAACGAGAAAATATGGCGGGGCAGGGCTGGGGCTTTCCATTACGAAATCCATTGTTGAGGCCCATGGAGGAAGTGTACGTGTGACAAGTGCGATTGATCAAGGATCTACTTTTTCCGTCAGCCTGCCTTTAAAGGCAAACCTCAATTGACAAGGAAAGGATTAAATGCTAGTATTCCTTTAATCCATTAAAATCATCTCTTATTAAGAGCGGCGGAGGGACTGGCCCTGTGAAGCCCGGCAACCTGCCAGCGTTAAGCTGGACTGGTGCTAAATCCTGCAGAGTGTTTTTCACTCTGAAAAATGAGAGGCGCGCGGAAGCATAAACCTCTCTATCACAGCTGATAGGGAGGTTTTTTATTAGCAGCGCGTAAATAGGAATAACCAAAGGTGCTGTTGATCTTGCTGTAAACAGCTTAAAAGGGAAGCCGGTGCAAATCCGGCACGGTCCCGCCACTGTATATGGGAGCTGCCTGCAACACGTCACTGTCGATCTCGATGGGAAGGCGCAGGAAGTGATGATCATAAGTCAGGAGACCTGCCTGTTGGTGTTGGTCACTAAACCTACGAGGATAGGGAGGTGTTGTGAAAACAGGACAGGTCTGTGCATGATCAGGCCTTTTTCATAACAATCTCTCTTTGCGAAGAGAGATTTTTTTATGCTTAAGATTTTTTTATCATTTATTCACTTGCTTGAAACAGAATGGAGGCATATGGAATGAAACAATGGAGGAGTTCATCTCTTGGTTATCCACGTATTGGTGAAAGACGTGAATGGAAAAAAGCGTTAGAGGCATTTTGGGAAGGTTCACTTTCAGAAAATGAGCTTTTGACAGAAATGAAAGAACAGCGATTTTCTCACATTAACAAGCAGAAGGAAAAAGGCATTGATCTCATTCCCGTTGGAGATTTCAGCTTGTATGATCACGTTCTTGATACGGCGTTCATGTTCGGGCTGATTCCAGACCGATTCAAAAGCGAAACGGGAACGGACGACTTGGCGACGTATTTTGCCATGGCCCGTGGCAGCAAAGAAGCGGTAGCGTGTGAAATGACGAAATGGTTCAATACCAATTACCATTATATTGTTCCTGAAATAGACCATTTTGCTCCACGAGTCGCTCATAACCAGCTGCTTGATTACTTTTTAGAAGCAAAAAATGAGCTTCATGTAAAAACAAAGCCGGTCATCCTAGGTCCTTTAACTTTAGTTAAGCTCGCTAAAGGCTATCAAGAAAACGATTTCGCAAGCTGTGTGCGTCAATTGATTCCTCACTATATGCAAGTCTTTAAAGATTTGGAAGAAGCAGGGGCTGAATGGATTCAGGTGGATGAACCTGTAGTAAGCACGTCCATTTCTGACGAGGAAGTCGAGCTTTTGAAAGAAGTGTATCACGAAATAACAAGTGGGCTTTCCAATGTCAAACTTCTGCTGCAATCCTATTTTGAAGCGGTTGACCGCTACGAAGAAATCATCAATCTCCCGGTCGATGGCATTGGTTTCGACTTTGTGCACGATGAAGGCGCGAACTTTGCCCAATTGAAAAAATTTGGATTTCCTAAAGAGAAAGTGTTAGCGGCAGGCATGATCGATGGACGCAACGTGTGGAAGGCTGATTTAAACGATCGATTCGAATACTTAGAGAAGCTTGCTGAATGTGTTGATTCAGACCAGCTGATTATTCAGCCTTCCTGCAGCTTGCTCCATACCCCAGTTACTATTGAAACGGAAGATTCCCTGCCGCCGTTATTAAAGGGAGCTCTTGCCTTTGCCGATGAAAAGCTTGAGGAAGTAACCATACTTACCAAGGGACTGAATGAAGGAAAAGCAAGCATCGAACCGGTGATAGACGATCAATGGCGGCAATTGGACGCCTTAAAGCAGTCAGAAGAACGGAACCGCGGAGACGTCAAACAGGAAGTGTCCGATTGGAATACGAGAACTCCTGGACGCAAGCTTCCATACAGCCGTCGTAAGAAGGTGCACGAGGAATTTTTTCGACTTCCTTTACTGCCTGCAACAACAATTGGAAGTCTTCCCCAAACGAAAGAAATTCGTCAGGCCCGTTCTAAATGGAGAAAAGGAGATTGGGGTAACGAAGAATACAAAGAGTTTATCGAGAGAAACATTTCCGAATGGGTCTCCTGTCAGGAAACCATCGGTTTGGATGTACTCGTTCATGGAGAATTTGAACGGAATGATATGGTTGAATTTTTCGGAGAAAAGCTCGGTGGATTTGCGTTTACCCGTTTTGGCTGGGTACAGTCTTACGGTTCAAGATGTGTAAAGCCTCCAGTTGTCTATGGAGATGTCTATTGGAAAGAACCGATGACGGTTGAAGAGATTGCGTTTGCTCAATCCTTGACGGATAAACCGCTTAAGGGCATGCTTACTGGTCCTGTTACGATTACTAACTGGTCATTCGTCCGGAATGATGTGAGTAAATTTGATGTGAATAGACAGATCGCTTTAGCTTTGCAGAAAGAAATCCATGCCTTGGAAGAGCGGGATATTCATATGATTCAAGTCGATGAGCCTGCTTTACGGGAAGGTCTGCCTTTAAAAGTGGAAAAGCAGGCAAAATATTTAGCTGAAGCAGTGTACGCTTTTAAACTTACGACAACCTTAGCTAAAGATGAGACTCAAATCCATACCCATATGTGCTATTCGAACTTTAATGACATCATGGATACGATTGATCAACTGGATGCTGATGTGATTTCTATTGAAGCGGCTAGAAGTCACGGTGGTTTAGTAGCTGCTTTTGAGAACGACCATTACGACAAGGGAATTGGACTTGGCGTGTATGATATTCACAGTCCTAGAATACCACCTGTGGAAGAAATGGAAAAGAGTATCACCCGCGCTCTACAAGTGCTTGATCCCGAGCAGTTTTGGGTGAACCCGGATTGTGGGCTTAAAACAAGAAACATTAAGGAAACGGTAGAGTCTCTCAAAAATATGACCGAAGCTGCCCGTCTAAAAAGAGAAGAGATCAAGCTGACGAATTCGACGAAAGCCAGGTAGGCCTAAAGTATCGGAAACGCTTACAATGAGATGACAAAAACGGCAGGTTTATTACAGGAAATCAGTCCCTGTCCCTGTTTCCTGTTAAATTGGAGTATAAACCAGTTCAGCGGGAATATAATAACCGTAATCCAATTTAACCCTAGGAGGGGATCTCGATGATGTGGCTGTTGTTATTAATTCCAGCAGCAATCATTACAGTAGCGATCTACTTTGAAAAAAGAGGCAAGCGTGAAGCTCAGGAAGCGAATCTGTCAATGAAAGACAGGACTATGCTTGAACAGGATTATATTGAACATGGGGCTGGCAATGAAGCCTCCAAGCCCGAAAACCTTTAATAAAAAAATCATCCGTTTAGATATGAAAATAAACCAGTAGAGCTTAGTCTCTACTGGTTTATTCTGTGCCGTGTGGAAGTCCGGACAGCGAGCTCCGGGTCTAGTAAATAGGTTTGCTGGACATCAGTTTGGTCAATCATACGGAGCAAAATCGCGGCGATTTCTTCAGCGACTTTTTCAATTGGCACCCCGACACTGGTTACAGGCGGATCAAATTCCAGCATTTGTGGGACATGATCATAACTGGCTATAGAAATATCCTGGGGAACAGATAGACCTGCTTCATGCAACGCTTGAAACAGTCCTCGAGTCAAATCATAACTTCCGCTCAATATTGCAGTAGGCGGGGAAGCTGCTTGAATGATTTGTCTGCCCGCTCTATAGCCTTCCGATGCTTCGAGCCCATTTAATAAAGGGATCCCGCCAGACTCGATCCCTTTTCGAACAAGCATGTGCTGAAAAGTCTGTACCTTTTCCTGCTGCAGCGTATCCTTTTCACCCAGATTTCCGATATAAGCCATTTTTTTATGGCCAAGCTTTGAAAGATGCTCGACAGCAAGCTCAATCGCTTTTTTTCGGTTTACATCCACGACTGGAGAGACTTGATCGGATTGTGTTCCATAAAAAAGAATGGGAATGTTCGTATCCAGGGCCTCTAATTCAAACGGGCTGTTTGCCTGATCACGAAAAACCAGTATGGCATCTACTTGAAAACGCTGAAAGGTTTGGATGGCTGAATCGATCTCATTAATGGAAAGGACAGTCGTATATTGCTTTTCCTCGAGTTCTTTATTTACCTTTGTAATCAATGCGGATAGTGTCATCCGTTCCACTGATGGCCAAACCACTCCAACGACCCAGGATTTTTTTGATACGAGACTTCTGGCCGCAATATTCGGCTGGTACCCTAGTTCTTCTGCGATCGCCATGATTTTGTTTTTCGTCGGCTTCTGAACAAGCGGGCTGTCTCTGAGTGCTTTAGAAACGGTGGAATAACTTACCCCCGCTTTTTTGGCTATATCTTTAATGGTAACTCCCATAAAGCTCCTCCTGCATTAATAGTGATAAAAATTAGAATAGTCATTGACAATTATAGCTTAACTTTATATGATTTAAAATAACAACGTTGTTTTCAGAATATTTTTTTAACAGTTAATAACAACGTTGTTATTTAGAAAGGAGGTAACCTGTGGACTTACTGGATAAAAAGCTAGTTCTAACACGTAAATTGAAGCATTCCTCCATTCAACCCGTAGACTCTCTACCTGAAAAAATTTTGCAGTTTGGTGAAGGGAATTTCCTCCGCTGCTTTACGAATTGGATGGTACAGCAGATGAATGATAAAGGAGTATTTAACGGCCGAGTCGCAGCGGTTCAGCCTACTCCTCATGGACGAGTCGTGCCAAAGCTTGAACGTCAGGAAAATCTTTATACGACGATTCTCCAAGGATTGGACAACGGGAAAGAAGTGGAAGAGGTTGAAGTAAACTGCTCCATCTCCCGCAGTATCAACCCGTATGAAAATTGGCAGGAGGTTTTAAATACTGCAGCTTCTGATGAACTGCAATTTATTTTCTCTAATACGACTGAAGCGGGACTCTCTTATAGCAGAGAAGAGTATGATCCTTCCCAGTCTCCGCTGTCGTTTCCAGGGAAAGTCACTGCCTGTTTATTTCATCGCTACCAATGCAAAGGGAAAGAAGAGGCACCAGGTCTTGTAGTTATCCCTTGTGAGCTCGTCGAAGACAATGGGACGAAGTTGAAAGAAATCGTATTGACCATCGCTGAAGACTGGCGTTTACCAGTTCCGTTTAAAAAATGGGTACAAGAAAGAAATACGTTCTGCAACACACTTGTAGACCGGATTGTGCCGGGATATCCAAAGGAACATGCACTGGATTGGGAACACCGGCTAGGTTATCATGACGAGCTTATGGTTACAGGTGAGCCTTTTCATTTATTTGTCATTGAAGCTGATCAGGAACTTGAGGATCTTCTGCCCTTACAACAAGCGGGGTTAAACGTTAAGTGGGCCAAAGTTCAGCCTTATCGAACGTTGAAGGTAAGCCTGTTAAATGCGCCTCATACGATGATGTTTGCGGCAGGCTTTTTATACGGACTTAATACAGTGTATGAAGCGATGAAGGATCCTCTACTTAAGGATTTCGTGAGCGAGGCCATGGAAACAGAAATCATGCCTTATTTATCTTTTGACCGTGATGAAACGATTCAATTCAGTGAAGCTGTCATCGAACGATTTCAAAATCCTTATATTAAGCATTACTTAACTGATCTCGGCTTAAATGCGGTAAATAAATTCAGAGCGAGGGTTCTTCCTTTGTTTCAGAACTATTATGCAGAAACGGGTCAGCTCCCTTCCTTCATGAGTTATGCTCTGGCAGCCATGTTTGTCTATTATAAACCAGTGTCTGTAGAAGAAGGTCATTTTACAGGGGAGCGTGAAGGTGTGGCGTACAAGGTTCGTGATACCGAAGCAGCCATGAACGCCTTTATTCATTTCTGGGAGAGCTCTAAAAAGGGAATTTATATAGAATCCGTTCGTCAAATCCTTGCCCGGACTGCCTTATGGGGGGAAGACTTAACTCGGTTCCCTAACCTTGCAGAGCGTATACATGAGCACATTGAATTGATGCTCCGCCTAGGAGCACAGCCCGCCTTGGAGGAATTAATGAATAAGAAGGAAGTAAACAAATAGGGAAAGGATGGTCCTTGTTGAAGAAATTTATGGATGAACGCTTTTTGTTAAATAATGAAACCGCTGTCCGGTTGTATGAAACCTATGCAAAGGATATGCCGATCATTGATTACCATTGTCATTTAAGTCCGAAAGAGATTTATGAAAATAAACCTTATCACAACATTACTGAAGTATGGCTGTATGGCGATCATTATAAATGGAGAGCAATGAGAGCTAATGGCATGGAAGAAGCCTATGTTACAGGGGATGCAAGCGATTATGAGAAGTTTTTGGCGTATGCCAGGACGGTTCCGATGACGGTTGGCAATCCGTTATACCATTGGACTCATTTAGAACTCGAGCGCTATTTTGGAGTAAAGGAACTGCTCAATGAAGAAACAGCTCCTGCAATTTGGGAAACTGTAAACGAAAAGCTTCAATCAGAAGGATTTTCCACCAGGGATTTCATTACAAAATCCAAAGTGGAAGTCGTATGTACTACTGATGATCCCACAGATTCCTTGGAATATCATCAACTTCTTAAGGAAGAAGATCTTTCGTTTCAGGTGCTGCCAAGTTTTCGCCCGGATAAAGGACTGGAACTAAATAAGGAAGGGTTTAAAAACTGGGTCGAAAAGCTTGGAGAAGTGTCACATATACCCATTCGCAGTTATGAAGACTTTTTAGCTGCTCTGGAATCAAGAATCGAATTTTTCCATGCTGTCGGAGGAAGAGTATCGGATCATGCTTTAGATACGATGATGTTTGCCGAGACGACTATGGAAGAAGCCTCCACGATTTTCAAACATGTGATGACAGGAGCAAAAGTCTCTAAAGAAGAAGAAGCGAAATATAAATCCTTTACCCTTAAATTTTTAGCAGAGCGTTATGCTTCGCACGGATGGATTATGCAATTTCATATTAACGCACTGAGAAATAATAATTCCCGAATGCTCGCTGACCTTGGCCCTGACACCGGCTATGACAGTATGAACGACGAACCGATTGCGAAACCGCTTGTTCATTTACTCGATTCTTTAGAAAAAGGTCACAGTCTGCCTAAAACTGTCCTTTATTCTTTAAATCCCAATGATAACCCGGTTCTCGCCGCCATTACAGGAAGCTTTCAGGGCGGAGGCGTGCCCGGGAAGATTCAATTCGGTACTGCCTGGTGGTTTAACGATCATAAGGAAGGCATGCTCAGTCAAATGAAAACACTTGCGAACATCGGGCTGCTCAGCCGTTTTATTGGAATGCTGACAGACTCCAGAAGTTTTCTCTCCTATACACGCCATGAATATTTTAGAAGACTATTTTGTGACTTATTAGGCGAATGGGTTGAAAAGGGCGAAATTCCTAATGATGAAGACCTTCTGAAGCAGATTGTGCAAGGTGTTTCCTATGAAAACGCTAAGCAGTACTTGGGCTTTGAGGAAATCTCCGTCAGCAGCTCTTCAGCCAGTCCATCATCATCCAGTCTCTAGGAGGTAAACAATGAAAGAAGTAGTACAAATAAATGAACGGGATAATGTCTGGGTTGCACTTAAAGATTTAGCAAACGGAGAAAAAGTACGAATAGGCGACCAGGAGATTGAAGTAAAAGAGTCCATCCCCCAGGGACATAAAATGGCGCTGAATGCATTAAATAGAGGCGATCAGGTGATTAAGTACGGTTTTCCAATCGGCCGCCTGACAGAAGACGTTGAAAAAGGAGGATGGGTTCATACAACGAATACAAAAACAAACCTGGAAGGAGTCCAGGAATACTTGTATTCCCCAAACTTCAAGGAGAACCCGTTTCAAAATCAGCATTTAACTTTTCAAGGCTACAAGCGTGATGATGGACGTGTTGGCATCAGGAATGAATTGTGGATCGTTCCTACGGTCGGGTGTGTAAATGGAATTGCAGAGTTAATGGTCAAGCAATTTAAAAGTGAAGTCGGCGACATCGCTCCTTTTGAAAATATCCATGTGTTAAAACATAACTATGGATGCTCACAGCTTGGAGATGATCACGAAAACACGAAAACCATTCTTGGAAATGCCATCAACCATCCGAATGCAGGAGGAGTACTTGTGTTAGGGCTCGGATGTGAGAATAATAACATCTATGATTTAAAGGAATCGCTTGGGGAGTTTAATGAGGATCGTGTAAAATTTCTAGTATCGCAGGATGTTTCTGATGAAATGGAAGCAGGCGTATCTTTGCTTCATGAAATCTACCAAAGCGGTAAGCGGGATAGACGGGAGGAAGTACCTCTATCGGAATTAAAGATAGGGCTGAAATGTGGAGGCTCAGACGGTTTTTCTGGAATCACAGCGAATCCCCTGTTGGGCAGGCTCTCGGACTTTATGGCTGCTCAGAATGGAACGACCGTGCTCACAGAAGTTCCTGAAATGTTTGGAGCAGAGTCTTTATTAATGGAAAGAGCCGCTAATGAAGAGGTTTTTAATGAAACGGTACAGATGATCAACGATTTTAAGCAGTATTTTATCCAACACAACCAGCCGATCTATGAAAATCCTTCCCCTGGAAATAAAGACGGGGGGATTACTACTCTTGAGGATAAGTCACTGGGCTGCACTCAAAAAGCCGGCACCTCAACTGTACAAGATGTGCTGAAATATGGAGAGACTTTAACGACGAAGGGTCTGAACCTGCTGAGCTCTCCAGGAAACGATCTTGTTGCATCCAGCGCGCTTGCGTCGGCTGGTTGTCAGCTTGTCTTATTCACAACAGGAAGAGGTACACCGTTTGGCTCTTTTGTACCTACAGTAAAGATTTCAACCAACTCTCAAATCTACGAAAAAAAGAAGCATTGGATAGATTTTGATGCAGGAAAACTCCTTGCAGATTATGATCCAGATGAACTTTTGGATGAATTCATTGAATACGTCATCCAAGTCGCAAATGGGAAACCAGTGAATAATGAGATTAATGATTTCAGGGAAATCGCCATCTTTAAATCAGGCGTTACCTTATAATGGAGCTATTCTCGCCTTGTCCTTTCCGGACAGGGCTTTTTTATGGAATCAAAAGTACATAGGCTGACGTTAAACCTTTAGTAGAGCATAAACCTAAAGAGCGTGTTAAACTATATGGATTGATACTAAGATAGGGTGGATAATAGGATGCTGCAGCGTATAAATATGATTTTGCAAAAGTGCATGCCGTTTATTACTCCTGCAAGTGTTGTGATCGGCGTCATTTTTTCAGCATGGCTCAAAGAATTTGTGTTTCTAGTACCGTGGATCTTTGCTGTCATGACTTTTTCAGGGAGTCTGAATTCAAATTTCAGTGATTTAAGAAAGGTATTGAGACAGCCTTTGCCGCTGCTCGCCTGTCTCCTGGTGTTACATTTAGTTATGCCGCTAATAGCTTTAGGAATTGGTTCTTTGCTTTTCCCAGGGGATTCCTATACCGTTACGGGACTTATTTTATCCTTTGTTATTCCTACAGGAATCACCAGCTTGATTTGGGTGTCCATTTACAAAGGTCATGTCGTCTTAACCCTTTCTATTATTTTGGTGGATACACTCCTAGCTCCCTTTGTGGTCCCGTACGTACTGAAGATTTTTGTAGGAACCTCTGTGGAAATGGACGTACTTGCCATTATGTCCGGGCTTTTCTGGATGATCGTACTTCCTTCTTTACTAGGGATGCTCATCAATCAATTTGCTAAAAAGCAAACATCGGACAAGCTAAGTGCGGCATTCGCTCCTTTTACAAAAGTGGGAATAGGTTTAGTTGTAGCCATTAACAGCTCGGACGTGGCACCTTTTTTAAAGGAGGTCAATGGAAAGTTACTGCTTATTGCGGTTACCGTTTTTGGAATGGCTGTACTTGCCTATGGAACAGGGTTTATCACAGGCAGATTATTAAAGCAAAGCTCTCCTATCGTTGTTTCGCTTACGTACAACAGCGGGATGCGGAATATCAGCGGAGGGGCAGTGATTGCGATCACTTATTTCCCTCCGCCAGTAGCCGTTCCTGTTATTGTCGGAATGCTTTTTCAGCAGATTTTAGCTTCGTTTACCGGCTTTTTCCTGTCCCGTAATTTGAGGGCTGCAGAGAGAGCTGCTGTCGAAACATCATAGGAGCTGGCTGGCAAATCAGGTTCAAATGTGTCGGAAGTTCTTTTGTAAGAGAGAGGCGAACAATTATTAGACCTCAGTATCCATAAAAAAAGCTCGTAGAAAAACCATAGGTTTTTCTACGAGCTGAGGACCGGGAATTCCGGTCCTTTTTTCTATAAGTTCAGGACAAACAGCTTGTCCCGTGTCATAGATTCGATACTTCTGCGAATACCTTGAGATCCCAGGCCGGAGCTTTTCGCACCAATGAAAGGAAAGTGATCCGGTCCTCTTTCTGTTTTTGCATTCAGCTGTACGGAACCGACTTCTAACTGTGAACCTAATTTAATCGCTTTTTGAGTATCTTTAGTAAAAATACTTGCCTGTAATCCGTATTCAGATAGGTTGGCTAATTTAACCATTTCCTCTTCGTTTTGAACTCTTATTACAGGAAGTACTGGTCCAAAAGGTTCCTCCCAAGCCACCCGCATGTCTTCGTTAACTTGATCGAGAAGAGTGGGGTGAATAACATTTGCTTCCCGCTTATTTCCTGTGACGGCATGAGCTCCCTTCTGCAAGGCTTCATCGATTAATTCTTCCACGTAATCAGCAGCTCTTGTGTTGATGAGAGGAGAAATATCCGATTCCTGCTGGTAATCCCCAACGGACAGGTTATTTATGGCTTCTTTAAGTTTCTGTACCAATTCCTCAGCAACTTCATCCTGAACAAGTACTCTTTTTATAGCTGTACATCGCTGTCCTGAATAAGAAAAAGCGCCACTGACGATTTGTTTCACTGCAAGGTCTAAATCAGCATCTTTCAGAACTAACGCAGGGTCTTTTCCGCCTAACTCAAGGACTACCGGCACCATTTTTGTTTGTTGGGAAATAGCTTGTCCTGTTTGTGTACTTCCCGTAAACGTTACCATGTTTATCTTTGGATGAGTGACAAGAAAATCACCGATCTCTGAACCCTTCCCTGTAATAAGCTGTACGGTCCCCTCTGGAAGGTCCGTATCATTCAAAGCTTCTATCATTAACTTACCACTAAGACTTCCTTGAGAGGCAGGTTTGAAGACCACAGCGTTTCCTGTTATAAGAGCGGGAGCAATCTTAGATGCGGCCAAGTTGACTGGGTAATTGAAAGGAGAAATGGCTAATACAACTCCTAAAGGTTCCTGTTCAACCATAGCAAGTTTCGAAGACGGCCCGCCTTTAAAAGAGTCTCCCCGCATTAAATCGCCATGGGATCGAAGTCCCTCTTCAGCTGTATAACGAATAAGGTCAGCCGTACGCAGGACTTCTTTCTTCGCAGAAGACATCCCTTTCCCTACTTCATGTGAAATCATATCTGCAATTATCAATTGTTTATCGACCAAGTTGTCCGCCCATTGATGAAGAATTCTCGCTCTCGTATGAAGATCAATTTCCTTCCAATTTTTTTGCACGTCCGATGCCTGATCAATGGCACGATCCACATCTTCCTTACTCATGAGACTGATATTACCTAGACGAGCTTCCCCTGTGACTGAATATACATCCCTTACGTTTTCTTCTACCGTATGCTTAATAGTGAATTCACTCCTAACATATTATTTGAAAATTCTGATTTCTAATTATAAGTGACAAAATAAATTCCATCAAATCGTATAAACAGCCTAACAACGTTGTTAAACCGCTTACATTGAACTGATTCTTCTTCTATATCCGTTTAACGCGTTATTTCATTAAAATATAGGGAAGTGAATTTTGTTCTTTTCGACTCGTTATGGCATAGCTATATTAGCGGTGAGTATATGAAAATGATTCTCATATTCATTGACAAGGGTTTCCTAACCTCATAAACTAGAGATTGAGTAAAAATATTCTTAAATACTTACAATAAATTCTAATTCATGATAAAAACCAACAGCTTAATAGAAAGTGTGCTTAAAGGAGAGATCGATTGTATGGATACACTGTTGGCAAATGATCTGACCCTTGGTTATGGAGATCAAACCATTATTGATTCATTAAATATCAGCATTCCAAAAGGAAAAGTGACTGTACTTATTGGTGGAAACGGCTGTGGTAAATCAACTTTACTGCGGTCACTTGCTCGTTTATTAAAGCCTAAGTCTGGTCAGGTTGTATTAGACAGTGAAGATATTTCCAAGCTGCGTACGAAAGAAGTAGCAAAGAAAATGTCGATCCTGCCGCAAAGCCCTACAACTCCAGAA
This Halobacillus salinarum DNA region includes the following protein-coding sequences:
- the metE gene encoding 5-methyltetrahydropteroyltriglutamate--homocysteine S-methyltransferase translates to MKQWRSSSLGYPRIGERREWKKALEAFWEGSLSENELLTEMKEQRFSHINKQKEKGIDLIPVGDFSLYDHVLDTAFMFGLIPDRFKSETGTDDLATYFAMARGSKEAVACEMTKWFNTNYHYIVPEIDHFAPRVAHNQLLDYFLEAKNELHVKTKPVILGPLTLVKLAKGYQENDFASCVRQLIPHYMQVFKDLEEAGAEWIQVDEPVVSTSISDEEVELLKEVYHEITSGLSNVKLLLQSYFEAVDRYEEIINLPVDGIGFDFVHDEGANFAQLKKFGFPKEKVLAAGMIDGRNVWKADLNDRFEYLEKLAECVDSDQLIIQPSCSLLHTPVTIETEDSLPPLLKGALAFADEKLEEVTILTKGLNEGKASIEPVIDDQWRQLDALKQSEERNRGDVKQEVSDWNTRTPGRKLPYSRRKKVHEEFFRLPLLPATTIGSLPQTKEIRQARSKWRKGDWGNEEYKEFIERNISEWVSCQETIGLDVLVHGEFERNDMVEFFGEKLGGFAFTRFGWVQSYGSRCVKPPVVYGDVYWKEPMTVEEIAFAQSLTDKPLKGMLTGPVTITNWSFVRNDVSKFDVNRQIALALQKEIHALEERDIHMIQVDEPALREGLPLKVEKQAKYLAEAVYAFKLTTTLAKDETQIHTHMCYSNFNDIMDTIDQLDADVISIEAARSHGGLVAAFENDHYDKGIGLGVYDIHSPRIPPVEEMEKSITRALQVLDPEQFWVNPDCGLKTRNIKETVESLKNMTEAARLKREEIKLTNSTKAR
- a CDS encoding LacI family DNA-binding transcriptional regulator, giving the protein MGVTIKDIAKKAGVSYSTVSKALRDSPLVQKPTKNKIMAIAEELGYQPNIAARSLVSKKSWVVGVVWPSVERMTLSALITKVNKELEEKQYTTVLSINEIDSAIQTFQRFQVDAILVFRDQANSPFELEALDTNIPILFYGTQSDQVSPVVDVNRKKAIELAVEHLSKLGHKKMAYIGNLGEKDTLQQEKVQTFQHMLVRKGIESGGIPLLNGLEASEGYRAGRQIIQAASPPTAILSGSYDLTRGLFQALHEAGLSVPQDISIASYDHVPQMLEFDPPVTSVGVPIEKVAEEIAAILLRMIDQTDVQQTYLLDPELAVRTSTRHRINQ
- a CDS encoding tagaturonate reductase, whose translation is MDLLDKKLVLTRKLKHSSIQPVDSLPEKILQFGEGNFLRCFTNWMVQQMNDKGVFNGRVAAVQPTPHGRVVPKLERQENLYTTILQGLDNGKEVEEVEVNCSISRSINPYENWQEVLNTAASDELQFIFSNTTEAGLSYSREEYDPSQSPLSFPGKVTACLFHRYQCKGKEEAPGLVVIPCELVEDNGTKLKEIVLTIAEDWRLPVPFKKWVQERNTFCNTLVDRIVPGYPKEHALDWEHRLGYHDELMVTGEPFHLFVIEADQELEDLLPLQQAGLNVKWAKVQPYRTLKVSLLNAPHTMMFAAGFLYGLNTVYEAMKDPLLKDFVSEAMETEIMPYLSFDRDETIQFSEAVIERFQNPYIKHYLTDLGLNAVNKFRARVLPLFQNYYAETGQLPSFMSYALAAMFVYYKPVSVEEGHFTGEREGVAYKVRDTEAAMNAFIHFWESSKKGIYIESVRQILARTALWGEDLTRFPNLAERIHEHIELMLRLGAQPALEELMNKKEVNK
- the uxaC gene encoding glucuronate isomerase → MDERFLLNNETAVRLYETYAKDMPIIDYHCHLSPKEIYENKPYHNITEVWLYGDHYKWRAMRANGMEEAYVTGDASDYEKFLAYARTVPMTVGNPLYHWTHLELERYFGVKELLNEETAPAIWETVNEKLQSEGFSTRDFITKSKVEVVCTTDDPTDSLEYHQLLKEEDLSFQVLPSFRPDKGLELNKEGFKNWVEKLGEVSHIPIRSYEDFLAALESRIEFFHAVGGRVSDHALDTMMFAETTMEEASTIFKHVMTGAKVSKEEEAKYKSFTLKFLAERYASHGWIMQFHINALRNNNSRMLADLGPDTGYDSMNDEPIAKPLVHLLDSLEKGHSLPKTVLYSLNPNDNPVLAAITGSFQGGGVPGKIQFGTAWWFNDHKEGMLSQMKTLANIGLLSRFIGMLTDSRSFLSYTRHEYFRRLFCDLLGEWVEKGEIPNDEDLLKQIVQGVSYENAKQYLGFEEISVSSSSASPSSSSL
- a CDS encoding UxaA family hydrolase — encoded protein: MKEVVQINERDNVWVALKDLANGEKVRIGDQEIEVKESIPQGHKMALNALNRGDQVIKYGFPIGRLTEDVEKGGWVHTTNTKTNLEGVQEYLYSPNFKENPFQNQHLTFQGYKRDDGRVGIRNELWIVPTVGCVNGIAELMVKQFKSEVGDIAPFENIHVLKHNYGCSQLGDDHENTKTILGNAINHPNAGGVLVLGLGCENNNIYDLKESLGEFNEDRVKFLVSQDVSDEMEAGVSLLHEIYQSGKRDRREEVPLSELKIGLKCGGSDGFSGITANPLLGRLSDFMAAQNGTTVLTEVPEMFGAESLLMERAANEEVFNETVQMINDFKQYFIQHNQPIYENPSPGNKDGGITTLEDKSLGCTQKAGTSTVQDVLKYGETLTTKGLNLLSSPGNDLVASSALASAGCQLVLFTTGRGTPFGSFVPTVKISTNSQIYEKKKHWIDFDAGKLLADYDPDELLDEFIEYVIQVANGKPVNNEINDFREIAIFKSGVTL